From a region of the Canis lupus dingo isolate Sandy chromosome 5, ASM325472v2, whole genome shotgun sequence genome:
- the TTC36 gene encoding tetratricopeptide repeat protein 36, whose protein sequence is MEDTPHRDEPQTEPCPLDQLAARLSPPPSSLHSPESPSGIWELSTMGTPNDQAVLRAIFNPDTPFGDLVGLDVEEEVEKEEVDEDEVFPRAQLEQSKALELQGVMAAEAGHLSTALERFGQAIDLLPQRASAYNNRAQARRLQGDVAGALEDLERAVALSGGRGRAARQGFVQRGLLARLQGRDDDARGDFERAARLGSSFARRQLVLLNPYAALCNRMLADVMKQLHGPRNGR, encoded by the exons ATGGAAGACACTCCTCACAGGGACGAGCCTCAAACAGAACCTTGCCCTCTAGATCAGCTGGCTGCGAGGCTCAGCCCCCCTCCGTCCTCCCTTCACTCTCCTGAGTCACCTTCTGGGATTTGGGAGTTGAGCACCATGGGGACTCCAAATGACCAGGCAGTGTTGCGGGCCATCTTCAACCCCGACACCCCGTTTGGAGACCTTGTTGGGTTGGACGTGGAAGAGGAGGTAGAGAAGGAAGAAGTAGATGAAG ATGAGGTTTTTCCTCGAGCGCAGCTGGAGCAGTCCAAGGCCCTGGAGCTCCAGGGGGTGATGGCGGCGGAGGCCGGCCACCTCAGCACGGCCCTGGAGAGGTTTGGCCAAGCCATTGACCTGCTGCCCCAGAGGGCCTCCGCCTACAACAACCGGGCCCAGGCCCGCCGGCTGCAAGGAGACGTGGCAG GCGCCCTGGAGGACCTGGAGCGCGCCGTGGCGCTGAGCGGAGGCCGGGGCCGCGCCGCCCGCCAGGGCTTCGTGCAGCGCGGGCTCCTGGCGCGGCTGCAGGGCCGGGACGACGACGCCCGCGGGGACTTCGAGCGGGCGGCGCGTCTGGGCAGCTCGTTCGCGCGGCGCCAGCTGGTGCTGCTCAACCCCTACGCCGCGCTGTGCAACCGCATGCTGGCCGACGTGATGAAGCAGCTGCACGGGCCCCGCAACGGCCGCTGA
- the TMEM25 gene encoding LOW QUALITY PROTEIN: transmembrane protein 25 (The sequence of the model RefSeq protein was modified relative to this genomic sequence to represent the inferred CDS: deleted 1 base in 1 codon), whose protein sequence is MAPPPGPAALPRSLLLLPALLSSGWGELAPQIDGQTWAERALRENEQHAFTCRVAGGSGTPRLAWYLDGQLQEAGTSRLLSVGGEAFSGGTSTFTVTAQRAQHELNCSLQDPGSGRSANASVILNVQFKPEIAQVGAKYQDSQGPGLLVVLFALVRANPPANVTWIDQDGPVTVNTSDFLVLDAQNYPWLTNHTVQLQLRSLAHNLSVVATNDVGVTSASLPAPGLLATRVEVPLLGIIMAGGLALGALVGFSTLVACLVCRKEKKTKGPSRRPSLISSDSNNLKLNNVRLPRENMSLPSNLQLNDLTPDSRGKPADRQMAQNNSRPELLDPEPGGLLTSRGFIRLPMLGYIYRVSSVSSDEIWL, encoded by the exons ATGGCGCCGCCCCCAGGCCCGGCTGCCCTCCCGCGCTCGCTGCTGCTCCTGCCAGCCCTTCTGAGCTCAG GTTGGGGGGAATTGGCACCGCAAATTGATGGTCAGACCTGGGCCGAGCGGGCTCTCCGGGAGAATGAGCAGCACGCCTTCACCTGCCGCGTGGCAGGGGGTTCTGGAACCCCGCGATTGGCCTGGTACCTGGACGGACAGCTGCAGGAGGCCGGCACCTCCAGACTGCTGAGCGTTGGCGGGGAGGCCTTCTCGGGAGGCACCAGCACCTTCACTGTTACTGCCCAGAGGGCCCAGCATGAGCTTAACTGCTCCTTGCAGGACCCCGGCAGTGGCCGGTCAGCCAACGCTTCTGTCATCCTCAATGTGCAAT TTAAACCAGAGATTGCCCAGGTCGGGGCCAAATACCAGGATAGTCAGGGCCCAGGCCTCCTGGTTGTCCTTTTTGCCCTGGTGCGTGCCAACCCACCTGCCAATGTGACCTGGATCGACCAGGATGGGCCAGTGACCGTCAACACTTCCGACTTCCTGGTGCTGGATGCCCAGAACTACCCTTGGCTCACCAACCACACCGTGCAGCTGCAGCTCCGCAGCCTGGCACACAACCTCTCCGTGGTGGCCACCAACGACGTGGGTGTCACCAGCGCCTCGCTTCCCGCCCCGG GGCTTCTGGCCACCCGAGTGGAAGTGCCACTGCTGGGCATCATCATGGCCGGAGGGCTTGCCCTGGGCGCCCTGGTGGGGTTCAGCACACTGGTGGCCTGCCTGGTctgcaggaaagagaagaagaccAAAG GCCCTTCCCGGCGCCCGTCTCTGATCTCTAG TGACTCCAACAACCTGAAACTCAACAACGTGCGT CTGCCCCGGGAGAACATGTCCCTCCCGTCCAACCTCCAGCTCAACGACCTCACTCCGGATTCCAGAG GGAAACCAGCCGACCGGCAGATGGCTCAGAATAACAGCCGGCCAGAGCTGCTGGACCCGGAGCCCGGTGGCCTCCTCACCAGCCGAG